From the Rhinolophus ferrumequinum isolate MPI-CBG mRhiFer1 chromosome 4, mRhiFer1_v1.p, whole genome shotgun sequence genome, the window atgtaTAGTTTTCAAAGAGCATTTAGTATTTCCAGGGTATCTTTTTTATATTGCATGTttcttaaaatccatttttaccatttttcctTAGGtgtctaactttttaaaaagggatctGCAAAGATCTCAATCACTCAAATCTTCAAAAAACAAAGACTGgtaatttcctttctgtttattaGTGCCCCACCAATGAAAAGAAAGTTCTGCATAGAGATTTGAGATAAAGATAGGGTCTTAGTTTTCTTCACAATTAGCCTAATAATTGAACTGGTTCTCTTTTCCCAAAATGACATCTCAAACTCTTTGGAAGAgcagaaaattataaagtataaaaacttAAGAATTGTCACACAGCCCAGTGTTCTCCAGTTGGTAAGCAAGACCAAGGGGTGTGTTGTGGGAGAGGCAAACATTGGTTATTCCTGATGGCTACTgctgaatttaagaaaatattccaaaatatgtcTCTGCCTTTATCCCCcaaaagtagttttattttttaaatactaaaggTAAAGAACACATGCagactttttttcctccttaaaattaAAGCCAGCTTTCACAGATAAAATAATTGTGGGAGAGTATTAAggtatttttaagggaaaaaaaaatagtatctgtGACAGCAGAGTGGAAATCAGCCTTCGGGTCCAGCCAAAACCAATAGGGGAAGAAAGTGAATAATTGACTCAGGAGCAACTATCCTTAACATACTGACAGCCTATCCCaatattttgagttttctaaGAGTGCCAGAGATGTAAAAGGATACCCAATTTGCCATGGGATATATCTGCCTTaatggtgtttaaaaataaaataggatggAGAAAAATCAGTAGTCAAATCATACTACTAGGCCTGAAAGAACAAATACTAGGcctgaaaaaacaaatacacacagacTATAAGAAAATCAGGACCAACTATTGAGtctttactatatgccagacactaaaAGAATCtcttggggggcagggggaggcatTTCACTCCTAAGCCAAATTAGCAGTGGAACATAatctataaaattatttcctcCTATAACTTTAATGACCACAGTCCCAATTTCCCTGAACAGTCCTGATTTATTCCTATTGTCCTATTCCTATATAACAACAATACCCTCTCACTCTGAAAAGTATCCCAGTTTGGATAATAATTATCCGGTCATTCTACCCAACTCTACAGGATACCCCAGAACGTTATTTTGAGTGatcatttttttccagaagttTCAGGCATGAGAAATTTTGAGTTTTGAGGGAAAACATCAGGAACTAGTACAGAAGAGAGATGCTTCAAAGTACAAAATACCTGAGTCCAGTTTGGTTATCAGTAGTGCTGCCAGAGCCACACTGGAAAACCAGGTCATGGTAAGAAGGTCTttgaggaggcagaggaagtaAGGTCGTCTGAGGAAGGAAAGAGCTCCTACTCCAGGTAGGTGCAGAAGGTTGCTCTGTAAACACTGTAATCCTCCCAGTTAGCATCTCAATTGTTTTGCTGCAAGAGCCAAACACCCTGAAAAAAGCTTGAGTGTTTCGGCTTAGGAAATGCACCTCCACAAGAGCGGGTTTTGGCTGTAGCAAGTGTTCTTGGTTTAAGAGATCAACCAGAGGATCAAGTTCATAGAAAAGAGCCTCTCTCTGAAGCCTAAGATAGTCAGAAAAGTCAGTGGGTAATAAAAGCTGTTGAGTTCTCAAAAAATCTAAGATGAAACTAAATAAAGCACCATCTCTGTCCACAAAAATCTGGCCACCAACCATCTTGAATTCTTGGTCTCTGCCATCTAACATTCGTGTCAACCGAGAGGCAGGAAACTGCTTTATGGTAGAACACCTTGTTGTGAATATCTTCCCTCCCACGTTCAAAGTGACCAGTTCCTGACCACTCATTCTTCTCTTACTTCAAACTAGAGGCTAGAAACGATCAACAAGACTGAGGAACTTGTAAATCAAACTATAACCATAAATGTTGCTAGTTATATATGATTAGTAAGTGAAGAGGAGGGGAAAATAAACAGACCTAGATTCCCAGGTAACTACTGTAAAAGTAAATATTGTATCTATAGCTGTGTTTACACATTTGAGTTGCTTGGGAACTTGCagtatacaaaatgaaaaaaacaacagatgagGAACTGGATAGTTTAAGGAAGCTGTCAATACATCTGAGGATAGATGTCAAATAGATTCctgtatttcataaaaaaattctCCATGAAAACCTTTTGTAaatctgtactttaaaaatataaatactgggtACAGAAaagcactcccctcccccagacctCTAATCATGGCAGATTTACAGAGAAACATTGTTATGGTTCCTGATGGTCCCTTTAGCAATTCCAATCATGAATTGTCAGTTAGGGATGACAGACAGCCATTCCCTTAACTAGCAGCttaatctgatttttcttttaactagAATGATTCTTCTGTACTTTAAATTTAGTTGCTACCGTTTTTTCCTGTATCTGCTTGAGTTGTCTTCTCAACCAAATTAAAGGACACTCTGGGCTTTCAATGTCTTGTTCCATGACAGAAATAAGGCAGGCTAGAGAGCAGTTCTAAGGtcactttccttttcatttgaattCTAAACAAGGTGAGAAAATTAGTAAGTATTTTTATTCTGTGGGAGATAGggcatttttatttcatgtgaGCAGATACGACAGCATTAATGTTTATTGATTACTTTGTCCTTTATAATAGCTGATAGATTGTTTCATCTGTTGTCAAATTAGTCTTAACTGCTCTTAAATTCTTTAAGCAAGTGGATTGGTTTGGTTGATCAGTTGCCACGATACTTTGGGACAACACAACACTTAGCTGCCAGCAAAAAGGAAGCTTTCCTATTTCCTGCTCTTGCCCTTAGATTTTTTTAACCTATACACAGCCACCTAACACTTCTGTGGTTTATCACCAAATCCCTTTGGTGATAAATTACAAAACCTAAGGAAAAAAGGGCAAGCTGAAATTTCCACTCTCCTAAAAATGTACACTTATCACAAGAAAATACCGGTTTTTGTTTACATGAGATTTACATTTTAGCAAAAAAGGAAATCAACCCTCTGTAGAAAAATCTGGAAATCCAATCCATCcgtgtcttctctccttttttaaagaatgttcactcaaaaaaaaagttgcttCACAAGAGTAGTCTTTATTACATGCTTAAGTGAACAATCACTATTATACTAATTCATCAATACATTATTAGGTTGGGCCTGCccggtggcccaggtggttggagctccgtgctcctgactccaaaggctgctagttcgattcccacttgggccagtgggctctcaaccacaaggttgccagttcgattcctcgattcccgcaagggatggtgggctccaccccctgcaactaagattgaacacggcaccttgagccgagctgcacccttcacaactaagattgaaagaacaacaacatgacttggaaaaaaagccctggaagtacatactgttccccaataaagtcctgttccccttccccaataaaaaaaaatgtttaaaaaaaatacaatattaggTCATGTGCTTTCTCATCTCCCCTATTTACACAACATAAATGCAACCAGTATTGGGGGTAGGATGCTTATTTCAAAAGCcctctttaaaaaggaaagattcaGGACTGTACCATTAAATTTCACTTAAATCTTTATGCTACCTAATTTGAACATGTGTAAAGCATTATTCTTGAAAGGAATACTTTTGGAGGAAAAGACCTGACAGGAATCTGACCAAATCTGGACTACCATTCCATTCTCTAACAAGTGTCTaacaaaagacagaaatgtaCTTGAAACAgattttataatagtttatatttGCACATAAATTCTGCCACGTTATTCAGCACCACCAAAGTAAAATTCTTGAATCtttcactgaaaatgaaaaaccCATCTGTCACCTGTTCCCAGTAAAAAACTGATTGTTCTACAAAATCAGGTGATTTAATCAGACAGGAACTGAAGTGTGAAAGATGGTCTTTCCAGGTTGAAAATTCATCAACTAAAGACCATTCTAGGAATATAGCAGgaccaaagaaaatgagaaagccaAGCAGAATGACTACCACAAGTAACGGATAAAAGGTCCCAGGAATCTTGCTAATGAATGTGCCGGTGTCTTGAGGCAAAGCAAGTTTATCCACATCGACTAGTTTTATGTCTTCCCACTGACTGGTATCAAAGTTCTTCATTAAAGGGCTTGTGGGCAAATTAGAGGGAGGTAAAGGAGTTTCCttgattacttttattttctccctgaaCTCCTGCATCTGTTGCAGAAATATGATTGGTTCTGACACGTCTTTGAAGGCCTCTGCAATGTTAAAGGCCATTCGTTGTTCCTGCAAGATGGTGGTGAGTTTGTTAATTTCTGGGTCATAGGCTTGCATAACTGCAAGTTTCATGGTCTCAAAGTCAGacaggatttcattcttcttttgatcTAATGTGTGTTGTAACTTATCAAAAAACTCTTTCACTTTATCTGAATCTTTAGTCAGTAACTGTAGAGATTTCCTTTTGCTAGTTTCCAAGGTATCCAAGCGAGAAAGAGCATCTCCCCGACGCCAGGTCTCAAAGCTCTGGAAGAGGGACTCAAAGGCATCCCTTTCCTGAGCATAGGCGTCTTCAATAGAACAGAAGACATGCTGGGTGTGGTCACCACAAGTAGCACAGATCCCACAAATCAGCTGCATATCAGTCAGGCAGAAAATGTTGAGAGGCTGCCCCAAGTGTCCTTTGCACACTGGCATTTTGGGAGAGAGCTTGATCTTGTTGTACTTCTCCACAATCCCCTTCAGGGAGTAATTAACCTGCAGGCTATTGACTCCAGAAGCTGAAGTTTCCTTACGGCATGTGGGGCACTTGAATGGAGATGATCTCCACAACGAATTCCGCACATTCCCCTCTAAGAGCCCTTCTAAGCATTTTTTGCAAAAGTTGTGTGAGCAAGGCAAAACTCGGGGATCATCAAACAGACTGCAACAAATTGGGCACGTAAGATCTTCTTCAAGCAGCTCCATCACATCCTagcagagagaaataaatgttttattttactccaGTCATCCCCTCCACTTGAACTATGTAATAATTAGAAGAAACTATCTTCAcagacattaaaaatgatttcactgaaataacAAGGCAAACAAAGGAAGTAAGTGAGCAATTTGGGAAGGGAATGCACACCAAAGCAGATTTAATCTGCTGGGACTAGAACACGCTCCATATTAGCCAGGCTCCCTGTACACAAGGCCTTTGTGGGCTTTCCAACAACGGCCTTCGGCTGAGACGGGGTTAGGATTAGGACACTGCGAGTGAGCCAGCAGGACCCGAGTGATTGTGTTAAAACAGAGCTGACTACTGGTGATCAGAAACAAAGCTACTCAGTGTCTGAGCAGAAAGAGCGCTTTAGTCTGGGCCCACAATTATAAAATGGTAtgctatttaaaagaaagaaacacaaatataaatcCAAGCACGTACTCTCATgcagacttttattaaaaattggcatttttttctattacaaagacaaaattacaattaaaatcataggtaaaaacagaaaatgagtgGCAATTTCATTCTTCCCTAGAGAATtaaatgagggttttttttaaccACCAGAACAGAAATCAAAGCCATCTGTACTGTCTAGAGcatcagttttcaaaatgtggtGGGCAGAAACCGGGGTGTCCCGAAGGCTCTCAGGGCATCCGTGAGGTCAGTACTATTTGCATAATAATACTGAGATGTTACTTGTCTTTGGCACCAGGTTGACCATTGCACTGTAAAAGCAACAGTGAGCAGATACTGCTGGAGCCTTACCAGGAATCAGACAAGGCAATACAGAGTACCAAACTGTACTACTGCTCTGTATTCTTCACCACACACCcacagtggggtgggggtagcCAGTTTCATTTAAGAATGTTCTTGATGAAGCCGTAAAAATTACTCATTTTGTTAAATCTTGATCCTTGTGTGACAAAACAGGAAGTAAACACACAGCATTTCTGCAGCATACCAGGAGATACTGTGTGGAGGAAAAGCGCTTATGTGATTGAGGTGCAAGCTGAACCAACTGCTTTTTAcatggaacaccatttttacttgaaagaacaaatgaCAAACTATGCCCATTCAGGGATCTGAAATGACTTAGATATCtggcagacattttcttgaaaatgaacaaaatgagccCGTCacttcaagggaaaaaaaaatgacagtattttcTTGCCAATAATAAAAGCTGAGTTTCTGAGTGAAAactagaattttggaaaacatatttgcCATTTAGGAGCTTGATAGCTCCTCATTAATTAAAAGACTTTTCTAATGATATTAGGaatagggaattttttttttaaggggggagATTACTGTAGAATGAAATATGTCAAAATCTGGAGTTCTGCATAACACAGTGAACTAATTGGTTCAAATCACCAACGCATGTTATAAATCATGCATGGATAAAAGATTGAAAGACCAGTACGCTACAAAACATGATTTCAGATTCCATATTGCaattaacctttaagaaactatcaTTTGTTGAGCTTTGGTATAGTATCATAGAAGATCCACAATTGTAAGAAAAGGCTATAATATTCCTCCCTTCACCAACTACTTAACTGTGCAAGGCCAtacttggttttctttgtatatttcaaCCAAAATAACTTATTGCAACAGGTGTAATGCAGAGGCAGATAAAAGACTCCAGATGTCATCTATTAAACAGAAATTCATTAAAGAGATctataaatatgtaaagcaatgccactcttctcaaatgttttgaaaaagttatttttcacaaattatttatgttaatatgtaataggtttatcattgttattttaaatatctttatatttttgttttaatttataatacagtAAATGTCTACTGTACTAAACACATGTAAACAAAAGCTCTTGGGATCCTTTgtttttaagagtgtaaaaggGATCTGAGACCAAAATATTTGAGATCCCTGATCTAGAGAATACCACTTCCAATgcaagtttattattttaaaatgtacattttaaaacttcaatccCTAAAGTTTTAAAGCCAAAAATAGTGCTAAATATGACCTTATTCAGTTTACttagtaatatatatgtatatgtatatatcatattacTACTaaagtaataccatgtttccccaaaaataagacctagccagacaatcagctctaatgcgtcttttggagcaaaaattaatataagacctggtatattatatcatatcatatattatacccagtcttacattatagtaaaataagaccgggtcttatattaatttttgctccaaaagacgcattagagctgattgtccggctaggtcttattttcggggaaacacggtaagtaaaaTAAGATCTAATAATCTATAGgccattttataataaaactaaataagtaattttttaacAGCAATTTTAAGAGTCACAATTAGAGCTATCATCTAGAACATAATTAAAAGATAAGGTAAATTTGCAGGGCTAATTAGTTTATGGTTTATATTAAGTTGTGAGagatatatgtataataaatatataatacatacatggTGAATTAAAGATTATTCTGTCAAATTTAGTGTAATATAGCAAAATGTGCAATGAGCTGATTTTCCCGAAAAATCTTTTGTGACATAAGAAATCATATAACCTTTGAAAAGCATTAGGAAGAGAATGGCTATGAAGACTGGTGTGCTCTCCAAGAGCAGTTATCAAGCAGCTGTAAAACACTGACTctagaacagagaagaaaaactttGGATGACCCTCCAATCCCAGCCCTGTTCCACACTTATCACCTGCACTGCTATCATCTTTCACCTAAGAATTCTATGCTAAGGCTAGATTTTGGAGTAGGCGATAGAAACAGGAAAGTAGTGGGGCAGCATTCAATAAAGTAAACCTAATTTATTCATCCTTGCAAGGTTAGAATTTCCAGAGAATCCTATCCAAATAAGAGGGGGGAATAAAAGGATACCGAGTGGTTGGgatgaggaggagaaaagggcaCCTGAGGCAAAGAGAAACTTAGAAGAAAACTGAGCATACTGTAATAGGGGCCAAGAAGAATTTTAAGGCAATCAAGTATgatcaaaaggaaaatgtcacacaggaaaatttagaaataataaacagtcATCCCAAAGCCATCATCAACTTACAACTCTTAAAATGAATCAGAGAAAGTCCCTTTTTTACAAATTGTATCCAACAAAATTACGATAGATCCTATTGTTCCATTTCAAATAGTACAGCTTACAAATCTTGGGTTATAATTTAAAGattcttattttcattcattttaaaagctaaacagtattttattttctcttcacttaGCTTTATACTCAAAACTTTCTTTATAACAAAACTATGTGACCACTTCCACAAGTGACTTTCAGAGAAAATTGAGACATAATATCCTAATCCAAGAAACCCTGGCAAGTTTGTTGCCCCgaaaattttaaagggaaatacACAGTAAGATGTTTATCTCTCTACATAATGGGTTGTTTCACAGGAATTTATAGATCCTTTTCTTAAAGTGTATCTAACACAAAAATCTGAAGAAACCAATAAAGCTTCCTCctttaaagaaactaaataaagTACATAGTTCCTCTTTGGGGGAGCTAATTTTTCCCCAGATAGAAGTCAAGAAACTATGTGAACAAAATTATTGTTCAGTCATAAAATTTCACCTTAACCAATGTCAAATTAAGTATATAAAGGCAAACAAGTTTTCTAAGATTCACTGCTTCCTTTGAATGTGTTCTCTGAATACTAAAAGTCTAAatttttgaagcacaaaaatcTATTTTCCCACCAATTAAACATTTCCCAAGTTTTATAccaacaaagaaaatagacaaatatatacCTTGTTGTCTACCACCTGTCTGGTTTTCACCCTCATTTTCCTGAcctattcatgtttttaattgacataaattttcaatctttttggtatacagttctatgagttttgacaaatgcacagtTGTATAACATCACCACAGATTTACTTTTTAGCAAATTTGCAAGGCAGATGCACtcaaggaaaactacaaaatctGCTTTATCAATCTACCCACAGTGGGTATACAGCAACAACAACAGTCTCTACAGATCAAAA encodes:
- the KCNRG gene encoding potassium channel regulatory protein, producing MSGQELVTLNVGGKIFTTRCSTIKQFPASRLTRMLDGRDQEFKMVGGQIFVDRDGALFSFILDFLRTQQLLLPTDFSDYLRLQREALFYELDPLVDLLNQEHLLQPKPALVEVHFLSRNTQAFFRVFGSCSKTIEMLTGRITVFTEQPSAPTWSRSSFLPQTTLLPLPPQRPSYHDLVFQCGSGSTTDNQTGLRYVSIKPDNRKLANGTNVLGLLIDTLLMEGFHLVSTRTVSSEDKTEYYSFERRKRPEALAMNKTVKPETTVMPEQSQKKK
- the TRIM13 gene encoding E3 ubiquitin-protein ligase TRIM13; this translates as MELLEEDLTCPICCSLFDDPRVLPCSHNFCKKCLEGLLEGNVRNSLWRSSPFKCPTCRKETSASGVNSLQVNYSLKGIVEKYNKIKLSPKMPVCKGHLGQPLNIFCLTDMQLICGICATCGDHTQHVFCSIEDAYAQERDAFESLFQSFETWRRGDALSRLDTLETSKRKSLQLLTKDSDKVKEFFDKLQHTLDQKKNEILSDFETMKLAVMQAYDPEINKLTTILQEQRMAFNIAEAFKDVSEPIIFLQQMQEFREKIKVIKETPLPPSNLPTSPLMKNFDTSQWEDIKLVDVDKLALPQDTGTFISKIPGTFYPLLVVVILLGFLIFFGPAIFLEWSLVDEFSTWKDHLSHFSSCLIKSPDFVEQSVFYWEQVTDGFFIFSERFKNFTLVVLNNVAEFMCKYKLL